The Candidatus Bipolaricaulota bacterium nucleotide sequence AAAGATGCTCTGAAAATATATGATTCCATGAACAATCTGCTGAGCCGTCTTGCTGAAGGAAATTTTGAGCCCGTTATTTTAGAGAGCAGGGAGGGCTATGAAAATGTGCTTCCATTCCCTTTAAAGAAAGGTGAAGGGTACAGAGCAATAAGATTTGATAGCTTTAATGCTGCGGTTGATGATTTTTACTTCAAAAATTTTTACGCAAAGAAAGAGACGGTAAAAAACACTGAGAGGGAAAGGCTGCTGAGGCAGTTAAACCAGCAGCAGGATGCAATAAAAAAATTTGAGCAGGAAGCAGAAAAAAAGAAGAATGAAGGAGATGCCATATATGCAAACTATGCATTGTGCGAGGAAATAATCAATAAGGTAAAGGAAGGAGATTACGAGGAAAAAAGAAATTTTGTGAAAAAATATGTTTACCCAGAGCTGGTCATAGAGTTGCCATACGACGGCAGGACCGTAGAAGTATGCATGGATGTCAGGAAAAGTGTAGCTCAAAATGCAAACGAAAAATACAACGAAAGCAAAAAGGCAAGGGAAAAAATAGAGGGGGCAAAAGAGGCAATAGAAAAAACTCTTGACAAACTTAAGAAATGCAAGGAAGAGGTAATTGAAAGGCAGATAAAAAAATCGGCAAAGAAATTCTGGTTTGAGGACTATAGATGGTTTATATCATCAGACGGAAACCTGGTTATAGGGGGAAAAGACGCTTCTTCAAATGAAAAGATTGTTAAAAAATATATGAAGGCAGGCGATAGATATGTTCATGCCGACATTCACGGCGCCCCATCCTGCGTGGTCAAAGCAGCAGATATCGAGGGAAATGAAATGGAGATATCAGAGAAAACGCTTGCCGAAGCATGTCAATTTGCTCTCTCATACTCAAAGGCATGGAATCTCTTCGGGAGCGGAAGCGCCTACTGGGTCAAGCCAGAGCAGGTATCAAAAACTCCGGAGTCAGGGGAATACGTTCCCAAAGGCGCATTTGTGATAAGAGGAAAGAGGAATTATGTAAAATGCGATGTGGAGATTGCCATTGGCAAGGTGAACATACAGGGCTATGAGAAGATAATGGGGGGCGCCCCTTCTGCTGTCAAAAAGCGGGCTGAGAAGTGGATAGTTATTGAGCACGGAGAGGCGGATAAGAACAAGATGGCAAAGGAGATGGCAAAAAAATTTGGTGTTGGAATTGAAGATATGCAGCGTGTCCTGCCTCCCGGAAGCATAATGATAAAGGAGGAAAATTTATGAAAGTGCTTTACAAAAATCTAAAGGACGGAGAAATAAAGTTGCTCATCCAGAATACAGACGATTGCTGGCACCTGTACAATATAATTGAAGAAGGTGACCTTGCATCTGCTTTTACATACAGAACAAAAAGCCAGACCGATGACAAGAAAAGGGAAGGCAAGGGAGAAAAGGAGAGAATGTATCTTACAATAAGGGTGACGGAGGTTTCATTCCAGGAGTTTTCGGACCGCCTCAGGGTTCAGGGAATTATAGAAGAAGGGCCGCAGGACCTGGGAAAGCACCATACATTCAATCTCAAAGTTGGGGACGAAATAAAAATAAAGAAGAATTGGAAGAAGTACCACCTTAAAAGAATAGAAGAAGCTGTCAATGCAAGCAAGCAGCCTTCGGTTGTTGTGTTATCCATGGATGATGATGCGGCGACAATAGCAGTACTGCACCAGTATGGCGTGGAAAAAATAGCAGACATATATTCAGGGCGCACCGGGAAATTCTATGAAGATAAAAGCGATAAAAAGGACTACTACGGAGAAGTTCTATCAAAAATCAAAGAATACGACCTTCCGACCATAGTAGTTGGCCCGGGTTTCGCAAAGGAGAATTTTGCCTCGTTTGCAAGAGAAAAAGAAAAGCTGAATTTTATAGTCGAGGGAACAGGGCATGCGGGCATGGCAGGCGTCAAGGAAGCAATAAATAGAGGCATCATAGAAAGAATCGCTGAAGAATCAGCACTTACAAGAGAATCAAGACTTGTTGAAGAACTTCTGCAGGGCATAGCAAAGAATGGTGCAGTGACATATGGCAGAGATGAAGTAAAGAAAGCAATCGAGATGGGAGCTGCCGAAAAGGTAATTGTGCTTACCAGAATGGTGAGGGAGA carries:
- a CDS encoding NFACT family protein — encoded protein: MKERMDSFDVSAIVREMQEIVGGWVGKIYQNEDEVAIKVRKEGNKIIFIKNGKWIFMADSRDESKEHPPTFAMTLRKYLNNKKITSIEQVGFDRVVVIKFSNSYALIIELFSDGNIILVDDDGKILLPIKFRSWSHREIRPKQEYVFPPARTNPFDLSFESFFKILKKSDKDLIRTMVMDVNIPGIWGEEICETAGIEKNMPSSEIDEKDALKIYDSMNNLLSRLAEGNFEPVILESREGYENVLPFPLKKGEGYRAIRFDSFNAAVDDFYFKNFYAKKETVKNTERERLLRQLNQQQDAIKKFEQEAEKKKNEGDAIYANYALCEEIINKVKEGDYEEKRNFVKKYVYPELVIELPYDGRTVEVCMDVRKSVAQNANEKYNESKKAREKIEGAKEAIEKTLDKLKKCKEEVIERQIKKSAKKFWFEDYRWFISSDGNLVIGGKDASSNEKIVKKYMKAGDRYVHADIHGAPSCVVKAADIEGNEMEISEKTLAEACQFALSYSKAWNLFGSGSAYWVKPEQVSKTPESGEYVPKGAFVIRGKRNYVKCDVEIAIGKVNIQGYEKIMGGAPSAVKKRAEKWIVIEHGEADKNKMAKEMAKKFGVGIEDMQRVLPPGSIMIKEENL
- a CDS encoding mRNA surveillance protein pelota, coding for MKVLYKNLKDGEIKLLIQNTDDCWHLYNIIEEGDLASAFTYRTKSQTDDKKREGKGEKERMYLTIRVTEVSFQEFSDRLRVQGIIEEGPQDLGKHHTFNLKVGDEIKIKKNWKKYHLKRIEEAVNASKQPSVVVLSMDDDAATIAVLHQYGVEKIADIYSGRTGKFYEDKSDKKDYYGEVLSKIKEYDLPTIVVGPGFAKENFASFAREKEKLNFIVEGTGHAGMAGVKEAINRGIIERIAEESALTRESRLVEELLQGIAKNGAVTYGRDEVKKAIEMGAAEKVIVLTRMVRENEDLLELAEKMGAKVYTISDIHEGGEKLSALGGIAAFLRYKIE